In the genome of Bacillus sp. S3, one region contains:
- a CDS encoding DUF421 domain-containing protein: MFEWVLRAGVIFIFVVFAVKVMGSRAISQLRLLDFVIALMLGNIIAHPLSDQRIGLKGSVISTIVIVMLYLLGIFLSLKWPGLRRIINAKPYPLIKDGEILYKGLRRARISIDDLLAELRKEKIEDAKKVSLAIWESSGEISLFLDPKYEAVTPSFYQLQAEPFDLPQTIIREGRIDFTVLKIIGKEEEWLTNKLTSTYHTEVHNILLATIDSKHNLKVFLYV; encoded by the coding sequence ATGTTTGAGTGGGTATTAAGAGCAGGTGTCATTTTTATCTTTGTCGTCTTTGCTGTAAAAGTTATGGGTTCTCGTGCCATTTCACAGTTACGATTACTTGATTTTGTGATTGCCTTAATGCTGGGAAACATTATTGCCCACCCCTTATCAGACCAGAGAATTGGATTAAAGGGCTCCGTCATATCAACCATTGTCATCGTTATGCTCTATTTGCTGGGTATTTTTTTGAGTTTAAAATGGCCGGGACTAAGAAGAATCATTAATGCTAAGCCCTACCCACTTATTAAGGATGGAGAAATCCTGTATAAAGGATTAAGACGGGCACGAATTTCAATCGATGATCTATTAGCGGAATTGCGGAAAGAAAAAATTGAGGATGCTAAAAAAGTAAGCTTAGCCATATGGGAATCCAGCGGTGAGATTTCCTTGTTCTTAGACCCCAAATATGAAGCTGTTACCCCTTCATTCTACCAGCTTCAAGCAGAACCTTTTGATCTTCCCCAGACAATCATACGAGAAGGAAGAATTGACTTTACCGTTTTGAAGATAATCGGTAAAGAGGAAGAGTGGTTAACAAACAAGCTAACGTCTACTTATCATACGGAAGTACATAATATCCTTCTTGCCACTATTGATAGCAAACATAATCTGAAGGTCTTTTTATATGTGTAA
- a CDS encoding amino acid ABC transporter permease has product MDIAGALSVDHIKFLAAGFKVTLYIAFVSIVLSFIIGIVLGTLRYAKIPFLSKVVAVIVETIRNMPLLLIIFFTFFGLPEVGIKLTPTVAAILALTVFESAMLAEIVRSGLNSIDKGQIEAARSSGLTYIQTLMSIVMPQALRRMVPPIVSQFISLLKDTSLCVVIALPEFMHNAQIIYAQNINYIIPIFIVVAFMYFIVNYCLSLIARRLESRQA; this is encoded by the coding sequence ATGGATATTGCAGGAGCTCTCTCAGTCGATCATATAAAATTCCTCGCCGCTGGTTTTAAGGTGACGCTTTACATTGCCTTTGTTTCAATTGTCCTTAGCTTTATTATTGGAATTGTGCTTGGGACATTACGATATGCAAAAATTCCGTTCCTATCGAAGGTCGTCGCAGTGATCGTTGAAACGATTCGGAATATGCCGCTGTTGCTGATTATTTTCTTTACTTTTTTTGGGCTGCCGGAAGTGGGAATAAAGTTAACCCCAACGGTTGCGGCAATCTTAGCATTGACTGTGTTTGAATCAGCCATGTTAGCTGAGATTGTGAGAAGCGGTTTGAATTCAATCGATAAAGGACAAATCGAAGCAGCTCGTTCATCAGGGTTAACGTATATCCAAACGTTAATGTCTATTGTCATGCCACAAGCCCTAAGGCGAATGGTTCCGCCGATTGTCAGCCAATTTATCTCTTTATTAAAGGATACGTCACTGTGCGTGGTTATTGCTCTACCGGAATTCATGCACAACGCCCAAATCATTTATGCGCAAAACATTAATTACATTATTCCAATCTTTATTGTAGTGGCCTTTATGTACTTTATTGTAAACTACTGTTTGTCATTAATTGCACGCAGGCTGGAAAGCAGGCAAGCATAA
- a CDS encoding amino acid ABC transporter permease: MLDFTILIDNLDTYLEGFKNTVLASILALIGSFIIGVIVAVMRIAPIKPLNWIGSAYVEFIRNIPLLIIAFFFYIGLPAIGVTLTGFVAGTIALAIYTASFIAEAIRAGIQAVPKGQMEAARSSGLTYLQAMWTIILPQAIKIVIPPIGNQFINLVKNSAILGMIAGLDLMYFGDLVSSHTFVTFDVYIFVAMFYLVLTIPLSLGVGYLEKRLARSH, translated from the coding sequence ATGCTCGATTTTACGATACTGATTGATAACTTGGATACATATTTAGAAGGATTTAAGAATACAGTGCTGGCAAGTATACTTGCCCTGATCGGGAGCTTTATTATTGGGGTGATTGTAGCTGTTATGAGAATCGCACCCATTAAACCGTTAAATTGGATTGGCAGCGCTTATGTTGAATTTATCAGGAATATTCCTCTTTTAATCATAGCATTCTTCTTTTATATTGGTCTTCCGGCAATTGGAGTAACGTTAACCGGATTTGTCGCAGGTACGATTGCTCTAGCTATTTATACGGCATCATTCATTGCCGAAGCAATCCGCGCTGGAATACAGGCCGTACCGAAAGGGCAAATGGAGGCAGCAAGATCATCAGGACTCACTTATTTGCAGGCGATGTGGACGATTATTTTGCCACAAGCGATCAAAATCGTCATTCCTCCCATTGGCAATCAGTTTATAAATCTTGTAAAAAACTCCGCCATTTTGGGAATGATCGCCGGTTTAGATTTAATGTACTTCGGTGATTTGGTATCCTCCCATACATTCGTTACATTTGATGTCTATATTTTTGTTGCGATGTTTTACCTTGTGCTAACAATACCATTAAGTCTGGGCGTTGGTTATCTGGAAAAACGCTTGGCTAGAAGTCATTAA